AGCTGGGACGTCCTCGAGAAACCCGCGCTCGAGGCCTTTAACGACGTCAGCATCTACGAAATCCACCTGCGCGACTTCAGCATTAGCGACGAGACGGTGAACCCGGAAAACCGCGGCAAGTACACCGCCTTTACCGAGGCGGACACAAACGGCGTGCGCCACTTGCGCAGCTTGGCCGAAGCCGGTCTCAGCCACCTCCACCTCCTGCCCACCTTTGACATCGCCACCATCGACGAGGACGAGAACCGGCAGGTGAACCCGAGCTTTGAAGAACTCGCCGAGTTCCCGCCCGATTCGACCGGACAGCGCGACCTCCTCAACCCGGTCCGCGACCAAGACGGCTTTAACTGGGGCTACGACCCCTTCCACTTCAACGTGCCCGAGGGCTCCTACGCAACTGACGCGAACGGACCCCGCCGCATCCTCGAGTACCGCGAGATGGTCCAGGCCATCAACGGCGCCGGCCTGCGCGTGGTAAAAGACGTCGTCTATAACCACACCAACGCCGCCGGCCAGAGCGAGCGGTCGGTCTTTGACCGCATCGTTCCCGGCTACTACCACCGCCTCGACGAAAACGGCGCCGTCACCACCAGCACCTGCTGCCCCAACACCGCCACGGAACACGCCATGATGGAAAAGTTCATGGTGGACTCGGTCGTCTTTTGGGCCACAGCCTACAAGATAGACGCCTTCCGCTTTGACCTCATGGGCCACCACATGCGTGACAACATGGTCCGCGTCCGCGAGGCTCTAGACGCCTTGACCCTCGAGGAGGACGGCGTGGACGGCGCCAGGATTTACCTCTACGGCGAGGGCTGGAACTTTGGCGAGGTGGCCGACAACGCCCGCGGCGTCAACGCCACGCAACTGAACGTCGGCGGCTTGGGCATCGGCACTTTTAACGACCGGATGCGCGACGCCATCCGCGGCGGCGGGCCCTTTGACGCGCCGGGGGACATCATCAGAAACCAGGGCTTTATCAGCGGCCTCTCCTACGACCCCAACCCCGACAACCCCATGAACGACAACCCGCTCGGGCCCGGGGAGGCGGCGACGCGGCTCTTACACTACGCCGACCTCATCCGCGTCGGGCTCACCGGCAACCTGCGCGACTATAGCTTCACCGACCGCTCGGGCGAGACGGTGACGGGCTTTGATATCGACTACAACGGCGCGCCCGCCGGCTACACCGAAAGCCCCCAAGAGGCCATCAACTACGTCGAGAAGCACGACAACCAGACCCTCTTCGACCAAATCGTCATGAAAGCGCCCGTCGAGAGGACGGTGGACGAGCGGGTGAGGATGCAAAACCTGGGCGCCAGCATGGTCATGCTCGGTCAGGGCGTGCCCTTTTTCCATGCCGGCCAGGACATGTTGCGTTCGAAGTCTTTAGAGCGCGACTCGTACAACTCGGGCGACTGGTTCAACCGGCTCGACTTCAGCCTCGAGACGAACAACTTCGGCGTGGGCCTGCCGCCCAACGTCGCCGAGGCCGACTTCCCCTACCTGCGCCCTTATCTCGCCGACGAAAACCTCGTGCCTGAGCCTGTGCACATCTTGCGTGCAGCCGAGCACTTCCAGGAGATGCTCCGGGTCCGCTATTCCTCGCCGCTCTTTCGCCTGAGGAGCGCCGAAGAGGTGATGGCGCGGCTCGAGTTCCATAACACCGGCCCCGAGCAGACCCCCGGCCTCATCGTCATGAGCCTGTCGGACAAGGAGGGTGAAGACCTGGACCCAGAGCATGACCTGATCGTGGTGATCTTTAACGCCACCGGCGAAGAGGTCACCTTTGAAGCCGAAGCGGTTCGGGGCCTCGAGCTCAGCCTTCACCCCGTGCTGGCAGCCTCGAGCGACGCGGTGGTGCAGGGCTCGAGCTTCGACGCGGACACGGGCGCCTTCACCGTGCCCGCACGCACCACGGCGGTCTTCGTGGAGGGGGCGCGCTAGACTTCGGCAACTCGAGTGGTCGAGCATGACACCTTTAGAGGGCTATCAGGG
This window of the Deinococcota bacterium genome carries:
- the pulA gene encoding pullulanase-type alpha-1,6-glucosidase, translating into MLAASGFAPAQEEGPQEGSARIHYHRPDGDYEGWELHVWEDTTESVTWEDGLDIAAETDYGVYWDVALTDGARRVGFIVHRGDDKDPGPDMFLNLEQHGNEIWLVSGSDNIYSEQPDPDNLPAAGPALAPDLAPDLALAKAHWVSESTIAWPLEPAEGATYALHYEPDGDLAIEDGEVRGGQVALLSFDRDGLSDEVLAKFPHLEGYTALRVGANDLRRIPDILQGRMAVSMTAGGALVEATGLQIPGVLDDLYTYDGDLGIVWEGDAPTLKLWAPTAKSVSLHLFDGPDAGTALEVLDLERDEGVWSIAGEPDWKGRYYLYEVEVYTPVTGQVERNLVTDPYSLSLAMNSARSQLVDLGDAEHKPESWDVLEKPALEAFNDVSIYEIHLRDFSISDETVNPENRGKYTAFTEADTNGVRHLRSLAEAGLSHLHLLPTFDIATIDEDENRQVNPSFEELAEFPPDSTGQRDLLNPVRDQDGFNWGYDPFHFNVPEGSYATDANGPRRILEYREMVQAINGAGLRVVKDVVYNHTNAAGQSERSVFDRIVPGYYHRLDENGAVTTSTCCPNTATEHAMMEKFMVDSVVFWATAYKIDAFRFDLMGHHMRDNMVRVREALDALTLEEDGVDGARIYLYGEGWNFGEVADNARGVNATQLNVGGLGIGTFNDRMRDAIRGGGPFDAPGDIIRNQGFISGLSYDPNPDNPMNDNPLGPGEAATRLLHYADLIRVGLTGNLRDYSFTDRSGETVTGFDIDYNGAPAGYTESPQEAINYVEKHDNQTLFDQIVMKAPVERTVDERVRMQNLGASMVMLGQGVPFFHAGQDMLRSKSLERDSYNSGDWFNRLDFSLETNNFGVGLPPNVAEADFPYLRPYLADENLVPEPVHILRAAEHFQEMLRVRYSSPLFRLRSAEEVMARLEFHNTGPEQTPGLIVMSLSDKEGEDLDPEHDLIVVIFNATGEEVTFEAEAVRGLELSLHPVLAASSDAVVQGSSFDADTGAFTVPARTTAVFVEGAR